GTGTGGGCGCTTTTCCATCATTTTCTGGTCCGGCTCGTCCGCGATCTGGCGGCCCCCCCCGCGCCGTGCTAGATATCTGACCATCTGACTAGGTGTGAGACGATGGCCAAGCAGGCGAACCTGAAGACGGCGAAGCGAGCCGGACGCCGGACCCCGGTGGGACGGTGGAAGCTCGAAGACGCCAAGGCGCGGTTCAGCGAGGTGGTGCGGCATGCGCGCGAGGACGGGCCGCAACGCGTGACCGTGCGCGGGCACGACGCTGTCGTCGTGATGAGCGTCGAGGAGTTCGAGCGCCTTGTGCCGGAGAAGCCGCGGGCGCCGTTCGTCGAGTTCATGGAAAGCCTTCATCTTGGCGGGCTCAATCTGGAGCGCGAGTTGGATCGCGGACGGGACGTCGAACTTTGAAGGGCTGGCTGCTGGACACCAATGTCGTCGCCGCGCTGATCAATCCGCAGGGAGCGCCGTCCGTGAAGTCCTGGGCGGCAGCGCAGGACGAGAGCTTCTTCCACATCAGCGTTCTCACACTCGCCGAATACGACAAGGGCATCCACAACCTTGCGGACGATCACGCCGACCGGCCTCGATACATCGCGGCGCGCGATGCGCTGGAAGTGCGGTTCGGTGAGCGCGTCCTGTCGCTCACCGACGAGATTGTGCGGCGGTGGGGTCGTCTCGCCGGCGAGGTGAAGCGCGCGGCCGGACATCCACCACCGGTGATCGACACGATGCTCGCTGCTACGGCGATCGAGCATGATCTCTACCTGGTCACGCGCAACGTGAAGGATGCGCGGCCATCCGGCGCGCTCGTCTTCGATCCGTGGAATAACGATCCGGCGAAATTTCCGCTCAGCGCGCGAGCCGGCCGGGTGAGATAACTGCACGACAAAACGGTCG
The genomic region above belongs to Bosea vaviloviae and contains:
- a CDS encoding type II toxin-antitoxin system Phd/YefM family antitoxin, translated to MAKQANLKTAKRAGRRTPVGRWKLEDAKARFSEVVRHAREDGPQRVTVRGHDAVVVMSVEEFERLVPEKPRAPFVEFMESLHLGGLNLERELDRGRDVEL
- a CDS encoding type II toxin-antitoxin system VapC family toxin, which codes for MKGWLLDTNVVAALINPQGAPSVKSWAAAQDESFFHISVLTLAEYDKGIHNLADDHADRPRYIAARDALEVRFGERVLSLTDEIVRRWGRLAGEVKRAAGHPPPVIDTMLAATAIEHDLYLVTRNVKDARPSGALVFDPWNNDPAKFPLSARAGRVR